Proteins from one Sabethes cyaneus chromosome 2, idSabCyanKW18_F2, whole genome shotgun sequence genomic window:
- the LOC128738363 gene encoding microtubule-associated protein Jupiter, with protein sequence MSSTEFNIGITDEKTSSRVLKPPGGGHSDIFGSPEVKANPPRPKYNQQNSSNMNCVMGTVDPNIKVEQIQHNFVETEPTANSAQAKANNPAQSAQQDASQNAGGRARVPPGGFSSGLW encoded by the coding sequence ATGAGTTCAACCGAGTTTAATATTGGAATCACTGATGAAAAAACCTCAAGCAGAGTTCTGAAGCCTCCAGGAGGAGGGCATTCTGACATTTTCGGATCTCCGGAAGTTAAAGCAAATCCACCGCGCCCAAAGTATAATCAACAAAACTCTTCCAATATGAATTGCGTTATGGGTACAGTTGACCCAAATATCAAAGTAGAGCAAATTCAGCACAACTTTGTTGAAACGGAACCAACTGCTAATTCTGCACAGGCGAAGGCGAATAATCCGGCTCAATCAGCTCAACAAGATGCTTCGCAAAATGCAGGAGGACGTGCTCGTGTTCCGCCCGGTGGCTTTTCTTCAGGTTTATGGTAA
- the LOC128735823 gene encoding uncharacterized protein LOC128735823 has product MEPSFYLLNRHQHDNNADTSTAATNEHILRSNPFDSEINDSVANRSFEQEEYLTECDDAADVEDELSRNAFAYEEAYNDALITEEINQQESVNFEADETNRDSDKVFIFAGVFCRKLYCSQQRPREFEKRSIEGNDMTEVLELLWQVAKKQVHRAVTFKDDIPTWAEDDPKLEHIQKFVTLQDACKKKLYYVSSVSPRLLRNWRQTTKIFVYVYSTNVENNTQYQQILKKLILPQNPDRSGANSTVDESVLAAELRSKHPDIEGHHSSWLLWANLINSSPIHERDKLKTSKAPPLELAKYFRWTAISEAARLQSLHRGIVVASSI; this is encoded by the exons atggaacC gtcATTTTATTTGCTAAACAGACATCAACATGACAACAATGCTGATACTTCTACGGCAGCAACAAACGAGCATATTCTGCggtcaaatccgttcgattccGAGATTAATGATTCAGTTGCGAACCG ATCATTCGAACAAGAGGAATATTTGACCGAGTGCGACGATGCTGCTGACGTTGAGGATGAATTATCACGGAATGCTTTTGCATATGAAGAAGCATATAACGACGCACTAATTACCGAGGAGATTAACCAGCAAGAATCGGTGAATTTTGAAGCAGACGAGACAAATAGAGACAGCGATAAAGTTTTCATTTTCGCCGGTGTGTTTTGTCGAAAATTATATTGTTCCCAGCAGCGCCCACGTGAATTCGAAAAGCGTAGTATAGAAGGAAATGATATGACGGAAGTTTTGGAGTTACTTTGGCAGGTAGCAAAAAAGCAGGTGCATAGAGCAGTTACCTTCAAAGATGATATTCCAACATGGGCCGAAGATGATCCAAAACTGGAACACatacaaaaatttgtaacatTGCAAGATGCGTGTAAAAAGAAGCTCTATTATGTGTCATCGGTTTCTCCCAGACTTCTGCGGAATTGGCGACagacgactaaaatttttgtttaCGTCTACTCCACAAATGTCGAAAATAACACACAGTATCAACAAATTTTAAAGAAATTAATTTTACCACAAAACCCGGATCGATCTGGTGCCAACAGTACTGTGGATGAATCTGTACTAGCCGCTGAGCTTCGCAGCAAACATCCTGACATCGAGGGGCATCATAGTTCATGGCTGCTTTGGGCCAACTTAATCAATTCTTCTCCGATACACGAACGAGATAAACTGAAGACATCCAAGGCACCACCGTTAGAACTGGCGAAATATTTTCGATGGACGGCTATATCTGAAGCAGCAAGATTGCAGTCGTTGCATAGAGGAATCGTGGTAGCGTCGTCGATCTAG
- the LOC128735820 gene encoding uncharacterized protein LOC128735820, which translates to MRGKYFNAAQNGYKYDRPDIGSAIASASRSGYSGTSGTAYPTAPGFGGIIGTTTPGLPLSGTGYTAGRTSTTAFAPQTNASPTGNAIFAPVNPSGFSNSATYPGTGSGTGFESLSTGPGYKGENIGLSASSSRTGVADQQRISSGTLGSKNYGIRPGFSSDGTDGGDYSAIPGTPGEDYPIFPEIPNTSFNCNQQRYPGYYADVEAQCQVFHICALNRTYNFLCPNGTIFSQENLVCVWWNQFDCTAAPGLYDKNADLYDQSLQSFSQIGTTGVGSGLTSSGTTGGSYSTKSQNARPSNTQIRQPISGTTGPAAGVFGYPTAPGTGFAGSSPGTGFQPVGQIPVSYAPTSTSATISLGYPESGQPDGASLQLSQSFPQRYLPPRQG; encoded by the exons ATGCGAGGTAAATACTTCAACGCA GCTCAGAATGGCTACAAATATGATAGACCAGACATAGGATCAGCAATTGCTAGCGCCAGTCGTTCCGGATACAGTGGTACTAGTGGAACTGCATATCCTACTGCTCCAGGTTTTGGTGGAATTATTGGTACTACAACACCAGGGTTGCCGTTAAGCGGCACAGGTTATACTGCTGGACGTACCTCTACGACTGCATTTGCACCACAAACTAATGCTAGCCCTACAGGAAATGCCATTTTTGCACCAGTTAATCCATCTGGGTTTTCTAATTCAGCTACCTATCCGGGAACAGGCAGCGGAACTGGTTTTGAAAGTCTAAGTACAGGTCCAGGTTATAAGGGAGAAAACATTGGACTATCTGCCTCTAGTTCTCGTACCGGTGTCGCTGATCAACAACGCATAAGTAGTGGAACCCTAGGCAGCAAGAACTATGGTATTCGACCAGGGTTTAGCAGCGATGGAACGGATGGCGGTGATTACAGTGCAATTCCTGGGACTCCTGGCGAAGATTACCCAATATttccagagattccaaatacttctttcaattgtaaTCAGCAGCGTTATCCCGGTTACTATGCAGATGTGGAGGCGCAATGTCAAGTATTTCACATATGTGCTTTAAACAGAACGTATAATTTCCTTTGTCCAAACGGTACTATTTTTAGTCAGGAGAATCTGGTTTGTGTCTGGTGGAATCAGTTCGACTGCACTGCTGCTCCTGGACTGTATGATAAAAATGCCGATTTGTATGATCAATCTCTACAATCATTTTCACAGATTGGTACCACTGGGGTCGGGTCTGGATTAACTAGTTCTGGAACGACTGGTGGTTCATATTCCACAAAATCACAGAATGCTCGACCATCTAATACACAGATTAGACAACCGATTAGTGGAACAACAGGTCCAGCAGCAGGTGTATTTGGTTATCCAACTGCTCCAGGTACTGGATTTGCTGGCTCAAGTCCCGGAACAGGGTTCCAGCCGGTTGGTCAGATTCCTGTATCCTACGCTCCAACGAGCACAAGTGCAACCATTTCTCTTGGATATCCAGAATCAGGCCAACCGGATGGGGCGTCGTTACAACTATCACAATCATTTCCACAAAGATACTTACCACCTAGACAAGGCTAA